The Sulfurimonas hydrogeniphila genome includes a window with the following:
- the atpA gene encoding F0F1 ATP synthase subunit alpha, which translates to MVAKIQADEISSIIKERIDNFELSVDINETGKIVSYADGVAKVYGLSNVMAGEMVEFEEGTKGLVLNLEESSVGVVILGSGPELREGMSVKRLGTLLKVPVGDALLGRVVNALGEPIDGKGPIDTTEVRFVEEKAPGIMDRKSVHEPLATGIKAIDALVPIGRGQRELIIGDRQTGKTTVALDAIINQKGNGVVCIYVAIGQKESTVAQIVRRLEDHGAMEYTIIVSATAAEAAALQFLAPYTGVTMGEYFRDNARHGLIVYDDLSKHAVAYREMSLILRRPPGREAYPGDVFYVHSRLLERAAKMSDENGAGSLTALPIIETQAGDVAAYIPTNVISITDGQIFLETDLFNSGVRPAINVGLSVSRVGGAAQIKATKQVAGTLRLDLASFRELQAFAQFASDLDEVSRKQLERGQRMVEILKQGPFSPLPAEKQVVIIFAGNEGFLDDMDVSNVVRFEAELYPFIEASYPQIFENIRSTKKVDDETKTLLMKALEEFKASFVAN; encoded by the coding sequence GTGGTAGCAAAAATTCAAGCTGATGAAATCAGCTCAATAATTAAAGAGCGTATCGACAACTTTGAACTAAGTGTTGATATCAATGAAACAGGTAAAATTGTTTCTTATGCCGATGGTGTTGCGAAGGTTTACGGACTGAGCAATGTTATGGCGGGAGAAATGGTAGAATTTGAAGAGGGAACAAAAGGTTTGGTTCTAAACCTGGAAGAGAGCAGCGTTGGTGTTGTTATTCTCGGTTCTGGTCCTGAACTTCGTGAGGGAATGAGCGTGAAGCGTTTGGGAACACTTCTAAAAGTTCCTGTAGGGGATGCCCTTCTTGGCCGTGTTGTAAATGCACTTGGCGAACCGATTGACGGTAAGGGTCCGATTGATACTACAGAAGTTCGTTTTGTAGAAGAAAAAGCACCTGGAATTATGGACAGAAAATCTGTACATGAGCCACTTGCAACGGGTATCAAAGCAATTGATGCACTTGTTCCGATTGGTCGCGGGCAACGTGAACTTATCATCGGTGACAGACAAACCGGTAAAACTACAGTTGCGTTAGATGCAATCATCAACCAAAAAGGCAACGGTGTTGTATGTATATATGTTGCCATCGGTCAAAAAGAGTCGACTGTTGCACAAATCGTTCGTCGTCTGGAAGATCACGGAGCAATGGAGTATACAATTATTGTATCTGCTACTGCTGCTGAAGCTGCTGCACTTCAATTTTTAGCTCCGTATACCGGTGTTACTATGGGTGAGTATTTCCGTGACAATGCAAGACACGGTTTGATTGTATATGATGATTTGTCAAAACATGCGGTTGCATATCGTGAAATGTCACTGATTCTTCGTCGTCCTCCGGGTCGTGAAGCATATCCTGGTGATGTTTTTTATGTTCACTCCCGTTTGCTTGAGCGTGCTGCAAAAATGTCTGACGAAAACGGAGCCGGTTCTTTAACTGCTCTTCCTATTATTGAAACACAGGCCGGAGACGTTGCGGCATATATTCCTACGAATGTTATCTCTATTACCGATGGTCAGATTTTCTTGGAAACTGACTTGTTTAATTCAGGTGTTCGTCCTGCGATCAATGTCGGTCTTTCAGTATCTCGTGTTGGTGGTGCTGCGCAAATTAAAGCTACAAAACAGGTGGCAGGTACATTAAGACTTGATCTTGCATCATTTAGAGAATTGCAGGCATTTGCCCAGTTCGCATCTGATCTTGATGAAGTTTCACGTAAACAGTTAGAGCGTGGACAAAGAATGGTTGAAATCCTAAAACAGGGGCCTTTTTCACCACTTCCTGCTGAAAAACAGGTTGTTATTATATTTGCCGGAAATGAAGGTTTCCTGGATGATATGGATGTATCAAATGTTGTTCGTTTTGAAGCAGAACTGTATCCGTTTATAGAAGCATCATATCCTCAGATCTTTGAAAATATCAGAAGTACTAAAAAAGTAGATGATGAAACAAAAACACTATTGATGAAAGCACTAGAAGAGTTCAAAGCCAGCTTTGTAGCTAACTAA
- the atpG gene encoding ATP synthase F1 subunit gamma, which translates to MANLKDIQRQIKSVSNTQKTTRAMKLVSTAKLRRAEELAKRSRLYAQKMNQVIAEIAGRIECNRVGGLENRFFTAIENPKMVDIIFVTADKGLCGGFNIQTIKAVNKLLKEYKEKKVKVRLRGIGKKGIEYYKYNEVEMFDTVINLSSKPNKTRSDEFIKTSIEDYKEGKTDAVHIIYNGYKNMITQELHVNNVLPIDVNDFDCKEVESKSMMEIEAEDEDKMLESLIEKYVNYNMYYSLIDSVAAEHSARMQAMDTATNNAKEMVKSLNVQYNKARQAAITTELIEIISGVESMK; encoded by the coding sequence ATGGCAAACTTGAAAGATATTCAAAGACAGATTAAGAGTGTTTCAAACACTCAAAAGACGACTCGTGCGATGAAGCTTGTATCGACTGCCAAGCTTCGCCGTGCAGAAGAACTTGCAAAACGTTCTCGTCTTTATGCTCAAAAAATGAATCAGGTCATTGCCGAAATAGCTGGACGCATAGAATGCAACAGAGTTGGAGGGTTGGAAAATCGCTTTTTTACAGCAATTGAAAACCCAAAAATGGTTGACATTATTTTTGTAACTGCAGATAAAGGTTTATGTGGCGGTTTTAATATTCAAACAATTAAAGCTGTGAATAAACTTCTAAAAGAGTACAAAGAGAAAAAAGTAAAAGTGCGTTTACGCGGAATCGGTAAAAAAGGGATAGAATACTATAAGTATAATGAAGTTGAAATGTTTGATACTGTCATAAACTTAAGTTCTAAGCCGAATAAAACGAGATCTGATGAATTTATAAAAACTTCTATCGAAGATTACAAAGAGGGTAAAACGGATGCTGTTCATATTATTTATAACGGCTATAAAAACATGATAACACAAGAGTTACATGTAAACAATGTTTTACCTATTGATGTAAATGATTTTGATTGTAAAGAAGTGGAATCAAAATCAATGATGGAAATTGAAGCAGAAGATGAAGATAAAATGCTTGAGTCTTTAATTGAAAAATATGTAAATTACAATATGTACTACTCTTTGATTGATTCAGTTGCTGCAGAGCATTCTGCACGTATGCAGGCTATGGATACAGCAACGAACAATGCAAAAGAGATGGTAAAAAGTTTAAATGTACAATACAATAAAGCGCGTCAAGCCGCTATTACTACAGAGCTGATAGAAATTATCAGTGGTGTGGAGTCTATGAAATAA
- the atpD gene encoding F0F1 ATP synthase subunit beta: MIGKISQVMGPVVDVDFDGYLPVINEAIEVNVNLEGSEHRLVLEVAAHLGDGRVRTIAMDMSEGLVRGMDAKATGAPISVPVGEKVLGRIFNVIGETIDGGEQVTDAPTWSIHRDPPPLVDQSTTTEMFETGIKVVDLLAPYAKGGKVGLFGGAGVGKTVIIMELIHNVAHGHDGLSVFAGVGERTREGNDLYYEMKESNVLDKVALCYGQMSEPPGARNRIALTGLTMAEYFRDEKKLDVLMFIDNIFRFAQSGSEMSALLGRIPSAVGYQPTLAREMGALQDRITSTKNGSITSVQAVYVPADDLTDPAPASVFAHLDATTVLNRKIAEKGIYPAVDPLDSTSRLLDPQILGEEHYNVARGVQQTLQKYKDLQDIIAILGMDELSEDDKNVVERARKIEKFLSQPFFVAEVFTGAPGKYVKLEDTIAGFKGILNGDYDHMSESAFYMVGNMDEAIAKNEKNK; this comes from the coding sequence ATGATTGGAAAAATTAGCCAGGTAATGGGTCCTGTTGTTGATGTTGATTTTGATGGTTATCTTCCAGTAATTAACGAAGCAATTGAAGTGAATGTTAATTTAGAAGGTAGTGAACATCGTTTGGTATTAGAAGTTGCAGCACACTTAGGTGACGGTCGTGTTAGAACGATTGCAATGGATATGAGTGAAGGTTTGGTTCGTGGTATGGACGCAAAAGCTACAGGTGCACCGATCAGTGTTCCGGTTGGCGAAAAAGTACTCGGTCGTATCTTTAACGTAATTGGTGAAACAATTGATGGAGGAGAGCAGGTTACTGATGCTCCAACATGGTCAATTCACCGTGATCCTCCACCATTGGTTGATCAGTCAACAACTACAGAGATGTTTGAAACAGGTATTAAGGTTGTTGACTTGCTTGCTCCATATGCAAAAGGTGGTAAAGTCGGACTCTTCGGAGGGGCTGGTGTCGGTAAAACAGTTATCATCATGGAGCTTATCCACAATGTTGCACACGGGCATGACGGTCTTTCTGTATTTGCCGGTGTCGGTGAGAGAACTCGTGAAGGAAATGACCTGTATTATGAAATGAAAGAGTCAAACGTACTGGACAAAGTTGCACTGTGCTACGGTCAGATGTCTGAGCCTCCAGGAGCACGTAACCGTATTGCGCTTACAGGTCTTACTATGGCTGAGTATTTCCGTGATGAGAAAAAACTTGATGTATTGATGTTTATTGACAATATTTTCCGTTTTGCGCAGTCAGGTTCTGAAATGTCTGCACTTCTTGGGCGTATTCCGTCAGCTGTTGGTTATCAGCCGACATTGGCTCGTGAAATGGGTGCACTGCAGGATCGTATTACATCAACTAAAAACGGTTCAATTACTTCTGTACAGGCAGTATATGTACCGGCAGATGACTTGACTGACCCTGCTCCGGCTTCAGTTTTTGCCCACTTGGATGCAACAACGGTTCTTAACCGTAAAATTGCGGAAAAAGGTATCTATCCTGCGGTTGATCCATTGGATTCAACTTCAAGACTGCTTGATCCGCAAATTTTGGGTGAAGAGCACTACAATGTAGCTCGCGGTGTACAGCAAACACTTCAAAAATATAAAGATTTGCAGGATATTATTGCGATTCTTGGTATGGATGAACTTAGTGAAGATGACAAAAATGTTGTTGAACGTGCTCGTAAAATTGAGAAGTTTCTTTCTCAGCCATTCTTTGTTGCAGAAGTTTTCACTGGTGCTCCAGGAAAATATGTTAAACTTGAAGACACAATTGCAGGTTTCAAAGGCATCCTAAACGGTGACTATGACCACATGTCTGAAAGTGCATTCTATATGGTCGGAAATATGGATGAAGCTATTGCTAAGAATGAGAAAAATAAATAA
- the atpC gene encoding ATP synthase F1 subunit epsilon yields the protein MDTFKLEILTPDGEIYNGKAVSVVLPGKEGEFGVLAGHASLTTLLEAGVVDIEKEDKSVESIVVNWGVVQVDEEKVVILVEGAAAIRGETESEIAQALDAAKKLINEIADSSTAIASVSAKIESAAQKLI from the coding sequence ATGGATACATTTAAACTTGAAATCCTAACGCCTGACGGTGAAATCTATAATGGTAAAGCTGTCAGTGTTGTTCTTCCTGGAAAAGAGGGAGAGTTTGGTGTTCTGGCAGGTCATGCATCTCTAACTACATTGTTAGAAGCTGGCGTGGTAGATATCGAAAAAGAAGATAAATCAGTCGAGTCTATTGTTGTTAACTGGGGTGTTGTTCAAGTTGATGAAGAAAAAGTTGTTATTTTGGTTGAAGGTGCTGCTGCAATTCGCGGTGAAACTGAATCTGAGATTGCGCAGGCACTTGATGCAGCAAAAAAACTTATTAATGAAATTGCAGATTCAAGCACTGCTATCGCATCAGTATCAGCAAAAATAGAATCTGCCGCACAAAAGTTAATATAG
- a CDS encoding MotA/TolQ/ExbB proton channel family protein: MINNLIDFYLKSHPVTLGVLLLLSLYFIVLNWVFFYRYFSLNNWLSSESASLESLLLGATTVNENSFLNNFIKTSNVVSKEVLGLGMLAATKEATKGLSVLSIFASTSPFIGLFGTVVSILDTFSHIGQNSGGMSIIASGVSDALVATASGIFVATFAYTYHQVLKRKSYELISYLQMQSDAILARKA, encoded by the coding sequence ATGATTAATAATTTAATAGATTTTTATCTAAAAAGCCACCCTGTGACTCTCGGAGTATTGCTACTGCTCTCTTTATACTTTATAGTATTGAACTGGGTGTTTTTTTACCGCTATTTTTCTCTTAATAACTGGCTTTCTAGTGAAAGTGCTTCTCTTGAATCACTTTTACTTGGAGCTACTACTGTAAATGAAAACTCTTTTTTAAATAATTTTATAAAAACCAGTAATGTTGTTTCAAAAGAAGTTTTAGGACTCGGTATGCTTGCTGCGACAAAAGAAGCGACAAAAGGACTTTCTGTACTTTCTATTTTTGCTTCTACCTCTCCTTTTATCGGACTGTTTGGTACAGTTGTTTCTATTTTAGATACATTTTCTCATATCGGACAAAACAGCGGAGGTATGTCAATTATTGCCAGTGGCGTTTCGGATGCATTAGTGGCAACCGCTTCAGGTATATTTGTAGCCACATTCGCCTATACATACCATCAGGTTTTAAAAAGAAAGTCATATGAACTTATAAGCTATCTCCAAATGCAAAGTGATGCGATTTTAGCACGTAAGGCGTAA
- a CDS encoding ExbD/TolR family protein, protein MYDWEEKPELNITPLVDVMLVLLVVLMVIAPNIIYEENIKLPQGSTTEQLSKIPPVHITIDKDRNIKVNKDNYLLNAFMDNFSLYARKLNKKATVLISADKRLDYGIVMSVLAAVKQAGFTEVSLATNG, encoded by the coding sequence CTGTATGATTGGGAAGAAAAACCGGAGCTTAATATTACTCCCCTTGTGGATGTAATGCTTGTATTGCTTGTCGTTTTAATGGTTATCGCTCCAAATATTATATATGAAGAAAATATAAAACTGCCGCAGGGCTCAACAACTGAGCAACTCTCGAAGATTCCTCCTGTGCATATAACAATAGACAAAGACAGAAATATAAAAGTCAATAAAGACAACTATCTCTTAAATGCTTTTATGGATAACTTTTCATTGTATGCAAGAAAGTTAAATAAAAAAGCAACTGTATTAATCAGTGCAGATAAACGTTTGGACTATGGTATAGTTATGTCAGTGCTTGCTGCGGTTAAACAGGCAGGTTTCACTGAGGTATCTTTAGCTACAAATGGATAA
- a CDS encoding TonB C-terminal domain-containing protein, with amino-acid sequence MDNNSRYFYISGFLSLFLFAFFLFSFLYMMFHASKTKAYGYKKENYISVSINVTNTKHPMKKKSSKTVPATKKVVKNIDINNLFSDVWTKKIDNNVKKVKKTDNNRRIEQITRKIRPTKQEDRESVTQKISTLQASHDPSKSEATSAANEVNEYLAKIQDIVYQHFNVPQNSEGNSVKTVIELDPFGKLIDFRILSYSKNEALNEEADRIKERLKDVVFPVNPKNRPSRTIVILISKE; translated from the coding sequence ATGGATAACAACAGCCGTTATTTTTACATAAGTGGCTTTTTGTCACTCTTTCTTTTTGCATTTTTTTTATTCTCATTTCTTTATATGATGTTTCATGCTTCCAAAACAAAAGCATATGGCTATAAAAAAGAAAATTATATTTCTGTTTCAATTAATGTCACAAATACAAAGCACCCGATGAAAAAGAAAAGTTCCAAAACAGTTCCCGCAACTAAAAAAGTTGTAAAAAACATAGATATCAATAATCTGTTCAGTGATGTATGGACAAAAAAAATAGACAACAATGTAAAAAAAGTTAAAAAAACTGACAATAATAGACGGATAGAACAGATTACAAGAAAAATCAGGCCCACAAAACAAGAAGACAGAGAGTCTGTCACACAAAAGATCAGTACACTTCAGGCAAGTCATGACCCGTCAAAAAGTGAAGCAACATCTGCTGCGAATGAAGTTAATGAATATTTGGCTAAAATTCAGGATATTGTTTATCAACATTTTAATGTGCCGCAAAACAGTGAGGGCAACAGTGTAAAAACAGTAATCGAACTTGACCCTTTTGGTAAACTTATTGATTTTAGAATACTGAGTTATTCTAAGAATGAAGCACTCAATGAAGAAGCAGACAGGATTAAAGAACGATTAAAAGATGTTGTATTTCCTGTTAACCCGAAAAACAGACCGAGCAGAACGATTGTTATATTAATTTCTAAGGAGTAG
- the tolB gene encoding Tol-Pal system protein TolB, with product MKIFFSLFILISLAFAGDATIEVVKKADSLPSLAVEDASISYNDTFKLRFFKALIADLNVISLFNVDRHHRFADFDDTNVLVANKDMNYVLRYKLFEDDNKALNIEMTLFHQNEVVFSKRYRVNNKKIYMFISHAMAYDINEFMGEPSVGWMKRKVIFSRIVAPKKSEIIIADYTLSYQHVIISGGLNIFPKWANKAQTAFYYTSLDSFEPTLKYVDIKTAKVKNIISSDGMMVCSDVSEDGKKLLLTMARDGQPDIYLYNTETKKYKRITTYSGIDVNGQFMGDDKIIFISSRLGYPNVFSKRLDNGLVEQLVYYGKANSSCSAQGHYVVYEARESSNAFSANTFNLHLISTETDFIRRLTATGVNEFPRFSKDGDAIIFIKNYKSQSAIGIIRLMHNKNYLFPLKSGKIQSMDW from the coding sequence TTGAAAATATTTTTTTCTTTGTTCATTTTAATCAGCCTTGCTTTTGCAGGTGATGCAACTATAGAAGTAGTGAAAAAAGCAGACTCTTTGCCTTCCTTGGCAGTTGAAGATGCGTCGATCAGCTATAATGACACATTTAAGCTGCGTTTTTTTAAAGCTTTGATAGCAGATTTAAATGTTATTTCTTTATTTAATGTTGACAGACATCACAGGTTTGCCGATTTTGATGATACAAATGTACTTGTTGCCAATAAAGATATGAATTATGTTTTGCGCTATAAACTGTTTGAGGATGACAACAAAGCTTTAAATATTGAAATGACTCTGTTTCACCAAAATGAAGTAGTCTTTTCAAAACGATACAGAGTAAACAACAAAAAAATCTATATGTTTATATCTCATGCAATGGCTTATGATATCAATGAGTTTATGGGTGAACCTTCTGTTGGATGGATGAAGAGAAAAGTTATATTTTCCCGTATAGTTGCGCCTAAAAAAAGTGAAATCATTATTGCGGACTATACACTCTCTTACCAGCATGTAATCATCTCAGGCGGATTGAATATCTTTCCAAAATGGGCGAACAAAGCACAGACCGCATTTTATTATACATCTTTGGATTCTTTTGAACCTACTTTGAAATATGTTGACATTAAAACTGCAAAAGTGAAAAACATTATATCTTCTGACGGGATGATGGTATGTTCAGATGTCAGCGAAGACGGAAAAAAGCTGCTGCTCACAATGGCAAGAGACGGTCAGCCGGATATTTATCTTTACAATACAGAGACAAAAAAATATAAAAGAATTACCACATACAGCGGAATAGATGTGAACGGACAGTTTATGGGAGATGATAAAATTATTTTTATTTCATCCCGTTTAGGCTATCCCAATGTGTTTTCCAAAAGATTGGACAACGGGCTTGTGGAACAGCTGGTCTATTACGGAAAAGCAAACTCTTCATGCAGTGCGCAAGGACATTATGTAGTCTATGAGGCCCGTGAGAGTTCAAATGCTTTTAGTGCAAATACATTTAATCTGCATCTTATCTCCACAGAGACCGATTTTATTCGCAGGCTCACTGCGACAGGAGTGAATGAGTTTCCAAGGTTTTCCAAAGACGGTGATGCGATTATATTTATAAAAAACTACAAATCGCAAAGTGCCATTGGCATTATTCGGCTGATGCACAATAAAAACTATCTTTTTCCTCTAAAATCAGGAAAAATACAATCTATGGACTGGTAA
- the pal gene encoding peptidoglycan-associated lipoprotein Pal, producing MKSIVLSSVVVALLVFSGCSTKEPAVDTKTEEVTAPVAQEVEEVMTETVTGENAEISSSSNTLNSNQLSASAIESKFPTVYFDFDKYNIRPDMQEKVDTAAELGKTTAKSFNIKLEGNCDEWGSDEYNFALGLKRANSVKKALVAEGIDASRISMVSYGESNPVCTEHTRECWAKNRRVNFKLLP from the coding sequence ATGAAAAGTATAGTTCTTTCAAGTGTTGTAGTAGCACTTTTGGTTTTCAGTGGTTGTAGTACAAAAGAACCGGCAGTCGACACAAAGACTGAAGAAGTCACAGCACCGGTAGCACAAGAAGTTGAAGAAGTGATGACTGAAACTGTGACAGGTGAAAATGCGGAAATTAGTTCATCTTCAAATACACTCAACAGCAATCAGTTAAGTGCCAGTGCAATTGAATCAAAATTCCCTACAGTCTATTTTGATTTTGACAAGTATAACATTAGACCTGACATGCAGGAGAAAGTGGATACTGCAGCAGAACTTGGAAAAACTACTGCAAAGTCTTTTAATATAAAACTTGAAGGCAACTGTGATGAGTGGGGAAGTGATGAGTACAATTTTGCACTTGGACTCAAACGTGCAAACAGTGTAAAAAAAGCTTTGGTTGCCGAGGGCATTGACGCTTCTCGTATTTCTATGGTCAGTTACGGAGAGAGTAATCCTGTATGTACTGAGCACACAAGAGAATGCTGGGCTAAAAACCGTCGTGTAAATTTCAAACTTTTACCATAA
- a CDS encoding tetratricopeptide repeat protein, which produces MKSNIRTLLLLTFVSSLSFASEPSAFGAGDLTAPTPYGLTQSEKVILQTKDTLKKVAINTKSQASKLDSLRERVDGIQSVVENLSVRSHENKRELQKFKEQNRVNLDNIHEFQTRLAEKVQKNQDEIAKLQTMIFELSKVVDKINAQYVSKDTFNTLVKDINDFKTLIAKEMQSRKNSVKPGKISSAQLYNQAKANFDKRYYTKAIQNYKELIKRKYKPAYAHYMIGEMNFKRKNYAEAISYFKKSASLYDKASYMPKLLLHTAIAMDKTGDKAHAKAFYNAVIAKYPHSKEAKEAKKHLD; this is translated from the coding sequence ATGAAAAGTAATATACGCACTTTATTACTTCTTACTTTTGTCTCTTCTTTATCGTTTGCTTCTGAACCTTCTGCGTTCGGAGCAGGCGACTTGACCGCACCGACACCCTACGGACTTACTCAAAGTGAAAAAGTTATTTTGCAAACAAAAGATACTTTAAAAAAAGTTGCCATAAATACAAAATCACAAGCCAGCAAACTTGATTCATTGCGCGAAAGGGTAGACGGTATACAAAGTGTTGTAGAGAATCTGAGTGTACGCTCTCATGAAAATAAGCGAGAATTACAAAAATTCAAAGAGCAAAACAGAGTAAATCTTGACAATATTCATGAGTTTCAAACCAGGCTGGCTGAAAAAGTACAGAAGAATCAGGATGAGATAGCAAAACTGCAAACTATGATCTTTGAGCTTTCAAAAGTCGTAGATAAAATAAATGCTCAGTATGTAAGCAAAGATACATTCAATACTCTTGTAAAAGATATCAATGATTTTAAAACATTGATTGCAAAAGAGATGCAGTCTAGAAAAAACAGTGTGAAACCGGGCAAAATAAGCAGTGCGCAGTTATACAACCAGGCAAAAGCAAATTTTGACAAAAGATACTATACAAAAGCGATTCAAAACTATAAAGAACTCATTAAAAGAAAATACAAACCGGCCTATGCACATTATATGATAGGTGAGATGAACTTTAAAAGAAAAAATTATGCAGAGGCAATTTCATATTTTAAAAAAAGTGCTTCTTTGTATGACAAAGCTTCGTATATGCCAAAACTGTTGTTACATACTGCAATTGCGATGGATAAAACAGGAGACAAGGCACATGCAAAGGCATTTTACAATGCTGTAATTGCAAAATATCCTCATTCAAAAGAGGCAAAAGAGGCTAAGAAACATTTAGACTAA
- a CDS encoding FKBP-type peptidyl-prolyl cis-trans isomerase has product MAIQDNQIVSMEYEVRDGDQIVDSNKGGAPLVFMFGKGQIIPGLENGIKDMNTGDKADILVKAADAYGEYNADATQEVPKEQFAGIDLTEGMTLYGQGEDGGTVQVIVKEIKDDTVVIDFNHPLAGKDLMFTVAINNVRDASAEEAMTGVPEENKPSDEEGCCGTGGGSGCGCN; this is encoded by the coding sequence ATGGCAATTCAAGACAATCAAATTGTATCAATGGAATATGAAGTACGTGATGGCGATCAAATCGTAGACAGTAACAAAGGTGGAGCTCCATTGGTATTTATGTTCGGAAAAGGACAAATTATTCCAGGACTTGAAAACGGAATCAAAGATATGAATACAGGTGACAAAGCTGACATTTTAGTTAAAGCAGCAGATGCCTATGGTGAATATAATGCAGATGCAACGCAAGAGGTTCCAAAAGAGCAGTTTGCCGGAATTGATTTAACTGAGGGCATGACTCTTTACGGTCAGGGTGAAGATGGCGGAACTGTGCAGGTTATAGTGAAAGAAATCAAAGATGATACTGTTGTCATTGATTTTAATCATCCTCTTGCCGGAAAAGATTTAATGTTCACTGTTGCCATTAACAATGTAAGAGATGCCTCTGCTGAAGAAGCAATGACTGGTGTTCCGGAAGAAAACAAACCTTCTGATGAAGAGGGTTGTTGTGGAACAGGTGGCGGCAGCGGTTGTGGATGTAACTAA
- a CDS encoding Fis family transcriptional regulator: MKRVVVEQVAAAVVDVTKFLTACEASSQAKKTATLLKTLTVNALITGEHGVGKKTLASFILPDAFIIDASNFDELLLSLENTQAIIITNLDNSPNIERLVQAVKENNVRVIATAKDSFSHRAIDELFSVKFNIPPLRERMEDVKALIEKFVSEAIVLFGECSNFDVSNFKPDLSQNAISLKRQVMINYLLQDIQDSELMDIIEHYLYDKLGSKSDYRNYLYLYEVPLLKAGLHKFKSQVQLAESLGLNRNTLRKKITENKKYIEGKI; encoded by the coding sequence ATGAAGAGGGTTGTTGTGGAACAGGTGGCGGCAGCGGTTGTGGATGTAACTAAATTTCTAACTGCCTGTGAGGCTTCCTCCCAGGCTAAAAAGACAGCGACTCTTTTAAAAACACTTACGGTAAATGCACTTATTACAGGTGAACACGGTGTTGGAAAAAAGACCTTGGCTTCTTTTATTCTCCCTGATGCATTTATAATTGACGCATCTAATTTTGATGAGCTGCTTCTTTCGTTAGAAAACACACAAGCTATCATAATCACAAATCTTGACAATTCACCCAATATTGAACGTTTGGTACAGGCTGTAAAAGAAAACAATGTAAGAGTTATAGCAACGGCAAAAGACTCTTTTTCCCACCGGGCAATTGATGAACTTTTCAGTGTGAAGTTTAATATTCCTCCTTTACGAGAGAGAATGGAAGATGTCAAAGCATTAATCGAAAAGTTTGTGAGCGAAGCTATTGTGTTATTTGGTGAGTGCAGTAACTTTGACGTAAGTAATTTTAAGCCTGATTTGTCCCAAAATGCCATCTCTTTAAAAAGACAGGTGATGATAAATTATTTACTTCAAGATATTCAAGACAGTGAGCTAATGGACATTATTGAACATTATCTTTACGACAAACTTGGTTCTAAGAGTGATTACAGAAACTATTTGTATCTTTATGAAGTACCGCTTCTCAAAGCAGGTCTGCATAAGTTTAAATCACAGGTACAGTTAGCTGAAAGTCTGGGTTTAAACAGAAACACATTACGAAAAAAGATAACAGAAAATAAAAAATATATAGAAGGAAAAATATGA